One region of Cydia fagiglandana chromosome 17, ilCydFagi1.1, whole genome shotgun sequence genomic DNA includes:
- the LOC134672723 gene encoding uncharacterized protein LOC134672723: MCFVSSSFYNYNSVNLPSQNNILRKVFSETVDLKTLAHLGNAFPNHAIEIHYERTQDKPPEIPNGYINWLRANPNFQTEARRPIGRAGENLETPTTSSPTSTTMTTTTTPTSMSTTAMSTLLTSRPTDNTIITDNRKRPLYIEDLIRALEEFDKKSNQDHFTASNRIDSTTDEDPNGPLVKQDLWDLEDIIYCQERQCTDGAIKDFNDVIKLIKKGVKVHLEVTTPPAGVDSNLNWVPIKIPKE; the protein is encoded by the exons ATGTGTTTTGTTTCATCGTCATTTTATAATTACAATTCAGTCAACCTTCCATCACAAAATAACATCTTGAGGAAGGTGTTTTCGGAAACAGTCGATCTGAAGACTTTAGCGCACCTAGGAA ATGCCTTCCCAAACCATGCGATTGAAATACATTATGAGAGAACGCAAGATAAACCGCCAGAAATTCCGAATGGGTACATAAACTGGTTGAGAGCGAACCCTAACTTTCAGACAGAAGCACGTCGTCCAATAG GACGTGCAGGGGAAAATCTTG aaacACCCACAACATCATCTCCCACCTCCACAACAATGACAACAACAACCACCCCTACGAGTATGTCTACTACCGCAATGAGCACTCTACTAACTTCGCGACCAACGGATAATACAATTATTACAG ATAATCGAAAACGGCCTTTATACATTGAAGATCTTATACGAGCTCTAGAAGAATTTGATAAGAAATCGAACCAAGATCATTTTACCGCGAGTAACA GAATCGATTCAACCACTGATGAGGATCCTAATGGTCCATTGGTAAAACAAGATTTATGGGACCTCGAAGATATTATAT ATTGTCAAGAGAGACAATGCACTGATGGAGCAATCAAGGATTTCAATGATgtcattaaattaattaaaaaag GCGTCAAAGTACATCTGGAAGTAACAACACCACCAGCGGGTGTTGACTCGAATTTAAATTGGGTTCCCATTAAAATACCAAAGGAATGA